A genomic stretch from Marinobacter fonticola includes:
- a CDS encoding response regulator, with the protein MTAVTHSVLVVDDDEDICELLQTFLGQAGYHVRTAPDGDGMRAAMDECLPDVLILDIMLPGDDGFSLCRWVRDHFALPIIMLTASSDEADKVIGLELGADDYIAKPFSARELQARIKALLRRSQLSQQGFRRYVRFGQWRLDCQNHELNAQDGNRVALSGADFALLKLFIDHANTILDRDTIAGVTRGRESDPMDRVVDVAVSRLRQRLGDQGRQPRLIRTVRGAGYMLTATISYENE; encoded by the coding sequence ATGACAGCAGTAACCCATTCCGTACTTGTCGTGGATGACGATGAAGACATCTGCGAGTTGCTTCAAACCTTCCTGGGACAGGCAGGCTACCACGTTCGTACCGCGCCGGATGGCGACGGCATGCGTGCGGCGATGGATGAATGCCTGCCGGATGTGCTGATCCTGGACATTATGCTACCAGGCGATGACGGCTTTTCTTTGTGTCGCTGGGTGCGCGATCATTTCGCCTTGCCAATCATTATGCTGACCGCAAGTTCCGACGAGGCCGACAAGGTTATCGGGCTTGAGCTCGGTGCCGATGACTATATCGCGAAGCCTTTCAGCGCTCGTGAGTTGCAGGCGCGGATCAAGGCGCTGTTGCGCCGGTCCCAGCTAAGCCAGCAGGGTTTCCGGCGTTACGTACGTTTCGGTCAATGGCGCCTGGATTGCCAGAATCACGAACTCAACGCTCAGGACGGCAATCGCGTCGCGCTTTCCGGCGCCGATTTCGCATTACTCAAGCTGTTTATCGACCATGCCAACACGATCCTGGACCGGGATACTATCGCCGGAGTGACCCGGGGGCGGGAATCGGATCCGATGGATCGCGTCGTCGATGTGGCTGTAAGCCGCTTGCGACAGCGTCTAGGCGATCAAGGGCGCCAACCGAGGCTGATTCGTACGGTGCGTGGGGCCGGGTACATGCTGACGGCAACGATCAGCTATGAAAACGAGTAG
- a CDS encoding EAL domain-containing response regulator, protein METEQRANILVVDDNAAKRQALSAVLEELGQNVVLADSGHDALRSLLARDYAVILMDVQMPGMDGFEAASLIRSRGRSALTPIIFVTSYSDAETDMLGGYSLGAVDFIFAPVIPEILRAKVSVFVELFHTTQQLKRHEDHLESLVRQRTSALTAEIAERERAELIIRKLSSAVEKVADSIFITDTEGVIEYVNPAFEATTGYGDAEAIGKTPQLIRSGEHEPAFYANIWETLGRGEIYREVVINRKKDGQLYHEAVTITPLADDKGRCTHYIFSGKDMTERMQTQERLHHLAHHDILTDLPNRMLFVDHLKQALSRAKWRDRSVAVIFVDLDRFKIVNDTLGHEAGDQLLQAISERMQSCMREGDIAARFGGDEFAVFLNDIASQDDVAPLAQNLLEAMSPPFMIAGQELFITCSLGISLYPDDGHDTQALMQNADTAMYWSKQQGGNSYHFYQVAMNAHAMERLQLETDLRHALEREEFALDYQPQYDLESGALVGVEALLRWHRPGFGIVSPENFIPLLEENGLIVPVGEWVLQTACAQHQKWTAEGLPPVALAINVSGRQVDTKVILETVSRVLESTGMTPELLELELTESVLMENIESIGDVFRTLKSMGLKFAIDDFGTGFSSLSYLKNFPVDALKIDKDFVQDITTDADSAAIVIAIISLAHALGMRSVAEGVETQEQVEFLWAQGCNVAQGRYFSAPYSAEEFESQVARQGSFGFSESPLLVRS, encoded by the coding sequence GTGGAAACCGAACAAAGAGCGAATATCCTGGTGGTCGACGATAATGCGGCGAAGCGCCAGGCTTTATCGGCTGTGTTGGAGGAGCTCGGGCAGAATGTCGTTTTGGCGGACTCCGGTCATGACGCACTCAGATCTTTGCTCGCCCGGGATTATGCCGTCATTTTGATGGACGTCCAGATGCCGGGCATGGACGGCTTCGAGGCGGCCTCTCTTATCCGCAGCCGCGGGCGCTCGGCGCTCACGCCGATCATTTTCGTCACCTCGTACTCCGATGCTGAAACGGATATGCTCGGCGGTTATTCTCTCGGGGCAGTGGATTTTATTTTTGCACCGGTCATTCCAGAGATTCTCCGAGCCAAAGTTTCCGTTTTCGTCGAATTGTTCCACACCACCCAACAGCTCAAACGGCACGAGGACCATTTGGAGAGTCTGGTGCGCCAGCGGACTTCGGCGCTAACGGCAGAAATTGCCGAGCGCGAGCGCGCCGAGCTGATCATTCGTAAGCTGTCCAGTGCGGTTGAGAAAGTGGCTGACTCGATTTTTATCACCGACACCGAAGGCGTTATCGAGTACGTCAACCCAGCGTTTGAGGCAACGACCGGCTATGGCGATGCCGAGGCCATCGGGAAGACACCCCAGTTGATTAGGTCCGGCGAACACGAGCCGGCCTTTTACGCCAACATATGGGAAACCCTGGGCCGCGGGGAAATTTACCGGGAAGTCGTCATCAACCGGAAAAAAGACGGCCAGCTGTACCACGAAGCGGTGACGATTACGCCGCTGGCGGACGATAAAGGGCGCTGCACTCACTATATCTTTTCCGGCAAGGATATGACCGAGCGCATGCAGACCCAGGAGCGGCTGCACCATCTGGCGCACCACGACATTCTCACTGACCTGCCGAATCGGATGTTGTTTGTCGATCATCTCAAACAGGCGTTAAGCCGGGCAAAATGGCGTGATCGATCCGTCGCGGTGATATTTGTGGATCTGGACCGGTTCAAAATTGTCAATGACACTCTGGGCCACGAAGCCGGAGATCAGCTGCTTCAGGCGATTTCCGAACGGATGCAGTCCTGTATGCGCGAGGGTGACATTGCGGCGCGATTCGGAGGCGATGAGTTTGCGGTGTTTCTCAACGATATTGCCTCTCAAGACGACGTTGCGCCGCTTGCCCAGAACCTCCTCGAAGCCATGTCGCCGCCTTTCATGATCGCCGGACAAGAGCTGTTTATAACCTGTAGCCTAGGCATCAGCCTCTACCCCGACGACGGCCACGACACTCAAGCCTTGATGCAGAACGCTGATACTGCCATGTATTGGTCCAAGCAGCAGGGCGGCAACTCCTACCATTTTTACCAGGTGGCCATGAATGCCCACGCCATGGAAAGGCTGCAGCTGGAAACGGATCTTCGCCACGCTCTGGAGCGCGAGGAGTTCGCGCTCGACTACCAGCCACAGTACGATCTTGAGAGCGGCGCGTTGGTTGGCGTAGAGGCGCTGCTCCGCTGGCATCGGCCAGGTTTCGGGATCGTGTCGCCGGAGAACTTCATACCGCTGCTTGAGGAGAATGGCCTCATCGTACCGGTGGGTGAATGGGTGCTCCAAACGGCCTGCGCACAACACCAGAAGTGGACCGCCGAAGGGTTACCGCCGGTTGCTCTGGCCATTAACGTATCCGGTCGTCAAGTGGATACCAAGGTGATCCTGGAGACCGTGAGCCGTGTTCTTGAGAGCACCGGAATGACCCCGGAGCTCCTGGAACTCGAACTCACCGAAAGCGTGCTTATGGAGAACATCGAGTCTATCGGGGACGTCTTTCGGACGCTCAAGTCTATGGGCCTGAAGTTCGCTATCGATGATTTCGGTACCGGGTTTTCGTCGCTTAGCTACCTAAAAAACTTCCCGGTAGATGCCCTGAAGATCGACAAGGATTTCGTTCAGGACATTACGACAGATGCCGACAGTGCAGCCATTGTAATCGCTATTATTAGCCTGGCTCACGCCCTGGGTATGCGTTCTGTCGCCGAAGGCGTTGAAACCCAGGAGCAAGTGGAGTTCCTATGGGCGCAAGGCTGCAACGTCGCGCAGGGCCGCTACTTCAGCGCGCCTTATTCAGCCGAAGAATTCGAGTCCCAAGTGGCCCGGCAGGGCAGCTTTGGCTTTTCTGAATCCCCACTCTTGGTTCGATCTTGA